A single Panulirus ornatus isolate Po-2019 chromosome 18, ASM3632096v1, whole genome shotgun sequence DNA region contains:
- the LOC139755084 gene encoding uncharacterized protein — MKTFLILVLAALATGQQFQLSRDFTPAVKLAGPGSFQQTGGSSFTSGNNDQFLSNSFQSTGNFQNNQRTNFRSGLAGSSFSSQSGSLQNNDQFQTNAADRNQFQDTSFQQNQQNALNAFQQSSGNTFQSDAARQFSGNRLRSSSITQDSDGTFQSSTSQQNSGSRFQTVTSQQDAESRFQGTGNQQTFGNSFQADSNQQNFANRFLDSFNQQNDGSRFQTNINQQNAANSFQDSSSSRSSQQSQFQDEAFQRSGSSFETFDNSQYGVFEPLNLPSGASELLGSISTSFTCVDRPYGYYADQDNFCRVFHVCNPALFSDGAVQTYQYSFMCGEGTVFDQKELTCVVESAATPCQESSNFYIRNQEFGLPQEKFF; from the exons ATGAAGACCTTCCTCATCC tggtgttggcgGCGCTGGCCACGGGTCAGCAGTTCCAGCTGTCGAGGGACTTCACTCCTGCCGTTAAACTCGCTGGTCCTGGATCCTTCCAGCAAACAGGAGGTTCCTCCTTCACCTCTGGAAACAACGACCAATTTCTAAGTAACTCATTCCAGTCCACCGGTAACTtccagaacaaccagagaaccaACTTCAGGTCTGGTTTAGCTGGCAGCAGCTTCTCCAGTCAGTCTGGGTCTTTGCAAAATAATGATCAGTTCCAGACCAATGCCGCTGACCGAAATCAGTTTCAGGATACTTCATTCCAGCAGAACCAACAAAATGCATTAAACGCCTTCCAACAGAGCAGTGGTAACACCTTCCAGTCAGATGCTGCTCGCCAGTTCAGTGGTAACCGATTGCGGTCCAGCTCCATCACACAGGATTCTGATGGCACATTCCAGAGCAGCACATCCCAGCAAAACAGTGGTAGTCGCTTCCAGACAGTTACGTCTCAGCAAGATGCAGAGAGCCGTTTCCAGGGCACTGGCAACCAACAGACTTTCGGAAATAGCTTCCAGGCTGACTCCAACCAACAGAATTTTGCCAATCGCTTCCTGGACTCTTTCAATCAACAAAATGATGGAAGCCGCTTCCAGACAAACATCAACCAGCAAAACGCTGCCAACAGCTTCCAAGACAGTTCCAGCAGTCGCTCCTCACAGCAAAGTCAGTTCCAGGATGAAGCTTTCCAGCGATCTGGTTCTTCATTTGAGACTTTTGACAACAGTCAATACGGCGTCTTTGAGCCCCTAAACCTTCCCTCTGGTGCCAGCGAACTGCTTGGTAGCATCTCCACATCGTTCACCTGCGTTGACCGTCCTTACGGCTACTACGCCGACCAAGACAACTTCTGTCGCGTCTTCCATGTGTGTAATCCCGCCCTCTTCTCTGATGGTGCAGTACAAACTTACCAATACAG cttcatgtgtggcgagggaaCCGTGTTCGACCAGAAGGAGTTGACGTGCGTGGTGGAGTCGGCGGCCACCCCCTGCCAGGAATCCTCCAACTTCTACATCAGGAACCAAGAGTTCGGTCTGCCTCAGGAAAAGTTCTTCTaa